In the Sarcophilus harrisii chromosome 3, mSarHar1.11, whole genome shotgun sequence genome, one interval contains:
- the LOC100928884 gene encoding olfactory receptor 51I1-like, with product MGSSANGTGLPPFTLTGLPGLEASQHWMFLLLGVLYTVSIVGNSLILFIVKEEQSLHQPMYYFLSLLSVNDLGVSLSTLPSVLATFCFHIEQIAFDACMTQMFFIHFFSFMESGILLAMSFDRYIAICNPLRYSTILTDTRVVQMSLFIGTRSFCVVFPLPFLLMRLPFCKANILSHAYCLHPDLIRLPCGDITINNVFGLCIVISTFALDSTLIFFSYILILRSVLAIASQEERLKTLNTCVSHICAVLIFYVPMVGVSMVHRYGRYAPPYVFTLMSLVYLFVPPMLNPVIYSIKTKEIRRRLIKLFSVNKP from the coding sequence ATGGGAAGTTCTGCCAATGGCACAGGGTTACCTCCCTTCACCCTAACTGGTCTCCCAGGCCTTGAAGCTTCCCAACACTGGATGTTCCTGCTGCTTGGAGTCCTCTACACTGTCTCTATTGTGGGAAATAGCCTAATTCTCTTCATTGTCAAAGAAGAACAGAGTCTGCACCAGCCCATGTATTATTTCTTGTCCTTGCTTTCTGTCAATGACCTTGGTGTGTCCTTGTCCACACTGCCCTCAGTGTTAGCCACTTTCTGCTTCCACATTGAGCAGATTGCCTTTGATGCATGTATGACACAGATGTTCTTTatacatttcttctctttcatggAGTCTGGGATCCTACTGGCCATGAGCTTTGATCGTTATATAGCTATCTGCAACCCACTGAGGTATTCTACCATTCTCACTGACACTCGAGTTGTACAGATGAGCCTGTTCATTGGTACCCGCAGTTTCTGTGTGGTTTTTCCATTGCCCTTCCTCCTGATGCGTCTGCCCTTCTGCAAAGCCAATATTTTGTCCCATGCTTACTGCCTGCACCCAGACCTAATCCGTCTACCATGTGGGGACATCACTATTAATAATGTCTTTGGTCTTTGCATTGTCATCTCTACCTTTGCCCTGGATTCTACACTTATCTTCTTCTCTTATATTCTTATTCTTCGCTCTGTGCTGGCTATTGCTTCCCAAGAAGAAAGGCTTAAAACACTCAATACCTGTGTATCTCACATATGTGCAGTACTTATTTTCTATGTGCCCATGGTGGGTGTATCCATGGTGCACCGTTATGGGAGATATGCACCACCATATGTGTTTACACTAATGTCCCTTGTCTACCTCTTTGTCCCTCCCATGCTCAATCCTGTCATCTATTCTATCAAGACAAAAGAGATCCGTAGGAGGCTCATCAAGTTATTCTCTGTGAATAAACCCTAA